One window of Komagataeibacter xylinus genomic DNA carries:
- a CDS encoding NAD-dependent succinate-semialdehyde dehydrogenase gives MSFYQTLNPTTETVERTFELHTAAQMKAIVDRADHVWKTDWKKRDIAARKVIMSKAAALLRRDRVAHARLIATEMGKALPDALEEIDITADILSFYADGAAEFLAPTHLKVKEGHAKIINQPLGLIYCIEPWNFPYYQLARVAGPNLMAGNVVIAKHAPNVPQCALAFEKLFHDAGAPVGVYTNIFLDNDQSAELIKDVRIRGVALTGSERAGQTVAAEAGAALKKDTMELGGSDAFIVLDDADLELAVKWATWGRFANNGQVCTAAKRMIVHEKVYDAFLAGLKKAITQFRIGDPLAEGTTHGPMSSRKALDTALAQTEEAVKAGATLEAGGKRMERTGFFMEPTILTNVSKDNPVFYQEIFGPVAVVHKVASEHEAIELANDSPYGLGGSVFSRDLGRAERVAEAVETGMMFINTATAAAPELPFGGIKNSGFGRELSFLGIEEFINRKLIRVA, from the coding sequence ATGAGTTTTTACCAGACCCTCAACCCGACCACGGAAACCGTGGAACGCACGTTTGAACTGCATACCGCCGCACAGATGAAGGCGATTGTGGATCGCGCGGACCATGTGTGGAAGACCGACTGGAAAAAGCGCGACATCGCAGCCCGCAAGGTCATCATGTCAAAGGCCGCCGCCCTGCTGCGCCGCGACCGGGTGGCGCATGCGCGCCTGATCGCGACCGAAATGGGCAAGGCGCTGCCTGACGCGCTGGAAGAAATCGACATTACCGCCGATATCCTGTCCTTCTATGCCGATGGCGCGGCAGAATTCCTCGCCCCCACGCATCTGAAGGTCAAGGAAGGCCACGCAAAGATCATCAACCAGCCGCTTGGCCTGATCTACTGCATCGAGCCATGGAACTTCCCCTACTATCAGTTGGCTCGCGTAGCGGGGCCGAACCTGATGGCGGGTAACGTGGTCATCGCCAAGCACGCGCCCAACGTGCCGCAATGCGCGCTGGCCTTTGAAAAGCTGTTCCACGATGCAGGTGCGCCTGTCGGCGTCTATACCAACATCTTCCTCGACAATGACCAGTCCGCTGAACTGATCAAGGATGTCCGCATCCGTGGCGTCGCCCTGACGGGCAGCGAACGCGCGGGCCAGACGGTCGCGGCCGAAGCGGGTGCGGCGCTGAAGAAGGACACGATGGAGCTTGGCGGCAGCGACGCCTTCATCGTGCTGGATGATGCGGACCTTGAACTCGCCGTCAAATGGGCAACGTGGGGGCGCTTCGCCAATAACGGGCAGGTCTGCACGGCGGCCAAACGAATGATCGTGCATGAAAAGGTCTATGACGCTTTCCTCGCGGGGCTGAAGAAAGCTATCACGCAGTTCCGCATCGGCGACCCGCTGGCCGAGGGTACCACCCATGGTCCGATGAGCAGCAGGAAGGCACTCGACACCGCACTGGCGCAGACCGAAGAAGCGGTCAAGGCAGGGGCGACGCTGGAGGCCGGGGGCAAGCGGATGGAGCGGACGGGCTTCTTCATGGAGCCGACCATCCTGACCAACGTGTCAAAGGACAACCCGGTCTTCTATCAGGAGATTTTCGGCCCCGTTGCCGTCGTGCACAAGGTCGCATCCGAACATGAGGCCATCGAACTGGCCAACGATTCCCCCTATGGCCTCGGCGGTTCTGTGTTCTCCCGCGACCTTGGCCGGGCGGAACGGGTGGCCGAAGCGGTCGAGACCGGCATGATGTTCATCAACACGGCCACGGCCGCAGCACCCGAACTGCCCTTTGGCGGGATCAAGAATTCGGGCTTTGGCCGCGAACTGTCCTTCCTGGGTATTGAGGAGTTCATCAACCGTAAGCTGATCCGTGTCGCCTGA
- a CDS encoding MSMEG_0570 family nitrogen starvation response protein: MPEMTFRVRWPDGKETDCYSPSLVIRDHFTPGQDYPVREFLEKADTALTDASERVRARYGFPCSRALGQLQAIRQAGAPFLNQSDAQVRVLSFSY, translated from the coding sequence ATGCCCGAAATGACCTTTCGTGTGCGCTGGCCCGATGGGAAGGAGACTGACTGTTACTCCCCGTCGCTGGTCATAAGGGACCACTTCACGCCCGGTCAGGATTATCCGGTCCGGGAGTTTCTTGAAAAGGCGGACACCGCCCTGACGGACGCCAGCGAGCGGGTTCGCGCCCGCTACGGCTTCCCATGCAGCCGCGCCCTTGGCCAGCTTCAGGCCATAAGGCAGGCCGGTGCGCCTTTTCTGAACCAGTCCGACGCGCAGGTGCGCGTCCTGTCTTTCAGTTATTGA
- a CDS encoding Nit6803 family nitrilase: MSRIVRAAAIQISPVLGDDGLGTARKVCQAIREAAEKGVKLAVFPETFVPYYPYFSFIQPAFRFGGEHLELYERAVVIPGPVTDMVAEAARQTGMVVVLGVNERDFGTLYNTQIIFDATGEILLKRRKITPTYHERMVWGQGDGSGLKVVESAVGRIGALACWEHYNPLARYALMTQHEEIHCAQFPGSLVGQIFADQMEVTIRHHALESGCFVVNATGWLTEEQIKEIAGDPALEGPLRGGCFTAIVSPEGKLLGTPLTEGEGMVIADLDFALITKRKRMMDSVGHYARPELLSLLQDRRPARTVHYVGEADPVPTSTDEAAS, encoded by the coding sequence ATGTCCCGTATCGTTCGCGCCGCAGCCATCCAGATCAGCCCCGTCCTTGGTGACGATGGTCTGGGGACTGCCCGGAAAGTCTGTCAGGCCATCCGCGAGGCCGCCGAAAAAGGCGTGAAACTGGCGGTCTTTCCTGAAACCTTCGTGCCCTATTACCCCTATTTCTCGTTCATCCAGCCGGCTTTCCGCTTCGGTGGGGAGCATCTGGAACTCTACGAACGCGCTGTCGTCATTCCCGGTCCGGTCACCGACATGGTGGCAGAGGCTGCGCGCCAGACCGGCATGGTCGTCGTGCTGGGCGTAAACGAGCGCGATTTTGGCACGCTCTACAACACCCAGATTATCTTCGACGCTACGGGTGAAATCCTGCTCAAACGCCGCAAGATCACGCCCACCTACCATGAGCGCATGGTCTGGGGGCAGGGCGATGGTTCCGGGCTGAAAGTGGTAGAGAGTGCGGTCGGTCGCATCGGCGCACTGGCCTGCTGGGAGCATTACAATCCGCTCGCCCGCTACGCGCTGATGACCCAGCACGAGGAAATCCATTGCGCCCAGTTCCCCGGCTCGCTGGTAGGGCAGATATTTGCCGACCAGATGGAAGTCACCATCCGGCATCATGCGCTGGAATCCGGCTGCTTTGTGGTGAACGCTACGGGTTGGCTGACGGAAGAGCAGATCAAGGAAATAGCGGGCGACCCTGCGCTGGAAGGGCCGCTGCGGGGTGGATGCTTCACGGCCATCGTCTCGCCTGAAGGGAAGCTGCTCGGCACACCGCTGACGGAAGGCGAGGGGATGGTGATTGCCGATCTTGATTTCGCTCTTATCACCAAGCGCAAACGGATGATGGACTCTGTAGGACATTATGCACGACCTGAACTGCTTAGTCTGCTTCAGGATCGGCGGCCTGCCCGTACCGTTCATTACGTTGGTGAAGCCGATCCGGTTCCCACATCTACAGATGAGGCTGCGTCATGA
- a CDS encoding AMP-binding protein, whose product MLPWTTYEVMYDSALNQPETFWLDAAQRVTWKHPPVTACRARADGWHDWFPDATLNTCHNAVDRHVENGRGGQTALIWHSCATRERKVVTYRELQGRVAGFAGSLRSLGVEKGDRVLIVMPTMIETTIAMLACARIGAVHVVVFAGYAGPELARRIDDVAPKVIITASCSFQGQTPVPSVPALNEALAKTAHRPQACVIVQRKVCPASLLPVRDHDFHMLELSAPAEPALLRSEDPLYILHTSGTSGHAKGIVRDNGGHAVALALSMELIYGCKPGDTFFTTSDLGWVVGHSYGVYAPLISGCTSVIVEGGASASVIHALCHEHAVKCLFTTPTQMRLMRQESRHLSGAILPALARIFVAGEYADPTLLDWARSHFRKPVVNHWWQTETGWSITAHFFGLPEREPVSLMNDIGRPAPGFRPAIVPSMPGEQCGEIVLSLPLPPGCLAGVWKDGAIHVPTAYLDETGQYYRTFDEGMIEASRAVHMLGRSDDVIKVAGRRISGVQVEKIIATHPAVHACAVVAIPDELRGQRPVAYVVPDPEAECAPSSEEIVARVNEVLGRWIGLKEVRFVRHLPTTVSGKITRKRLLVS is encoded by the coding sequence ATGCTTCCATGGACCACATATGAAGTGATGTATGACTCAGCCCTGAACCAGCCTGAGACATTCTGGCTGGATGCGGCACAGCGCGTCACATGGAAGCATCCGCCAGTGACCGCATGCAGGGCACGGGCGGATGGCTGGCATGACTGGTTTCCTGACGCCACGCTCAACACCTGCCACAATGCCGTGGACCGGCATGTTGAAAATGGTCGCGGCGGACAGACCGCCCTGATCTGGCATTCCTGCGCCACCAGGGAACGGAAGGTGGTAACTTACCGGGAACTCCAGGGTAGGGTAGCCGGGTTTGCCGGTAGTCTGCGCTCGCTCGGGGTGGAAAAAGGCGACCGTGTCCTGATCGTCATGCCGACCATGATCGAAACGACTATTGCCATGCTGGCCTGTGCGCGGATCGGTGCCGTACATGTCGTGGTTTTTGCGGGTTATGCCGGGCCTGAACTGGCGCGCCGGATTGATGACGTGGCGCCGAAAGTCATCATCACCGCCAGTTGCAGCTTTCAGGGGCAAACACCCGTTCCATCCGTACCTGCCCTGAATGAGGCGCTGGCCAAAACAGCGCATAGACCGCAGGCCTGCGTGATCGTGCAGCGCAAAGTCTGTCCGGCCTCACTTCTGCCGGTGCGGGATCATGATTTCCATATGCTGGAACTCTCCGCGCCAGCAGAGCCGGCCCTGCTGCGTTCCGAAGATCCTCTCTATATTCTTCACACATCTGGCACGTCAGGTCATGCGAAAGGTATTGTGCGTGACAATGGCGGTCATGCCGTAGCCCTCGCGCTGTCAATGGAACTTATCTATGGCTGTAAACCCGGCGATACTTTCTTCACCACATCGGATCTGGGCTGGGTCGTCGGCCATTCCTATGGCGTCTATGCGCCGCTGATTAGCGGTTGCACCAGCGTAATCGTGGAAGGGGGCGCATCTGCTTCCGTCATTCACGCGCTCTGTCATGAGCACGCGGTGAAATGCCTGTTCACGACGCCAACACAGATGCGACTCATGCGACAGGAAAGCCGTCATCTGTCAGGAGCGATCCTGCCCGCACTGGCCCGCATTTTCGTGGCCGGGGAGTATGCAGACCCGACCCTGCTGGACTGGGCGCGGTCTCATTTTCGCAAACCCGTGGTCAATCACTGGTGGCAGACCGAAACCGGGTGGAGCATCACAGCCCATTTCTTTGGCCTGCCCGAGCGCGAGCCGGTCTCGCTTATGAATGACATTGGGCGGCCCGCACCGGGATTTCGCCCGGCCATCGTGCCGTCCATGCCGGGTGAACAGTGCGGGGAGATTGTCCTGTCCCTACCGCTGCCACCCGGCTGCCTGGCTGGCGTATGGAAGGATGGAGCGATCCATGTTCCCACAGCTTACCTGGACGAGACCGGCCAGTATTATCGTACCTTCGACGAAGGCATGATCGAGGCCAGCCGCGCCGTGCATATGCTCGGGCGTTCCGATGATGTCATCAAGGTCGCAGGACGGCGGATTTCCGGCGTGCAGGTCGAAAAGATCATCGCCACCCATCCAGCCGTTCATGCGTGTGCCGTAGTTGCAATTCCGGACGAACTGCGAGGGCAGCGACCTGTCGCTTATGTGGTTCCAGATCCCGAAGCGGAATGCGCGCCTTCTTCCGAGGAAATCGTTGCGCGGGTCAACGAAGTCCTCGGGCGCTGGATTGGCCTGAAAGAAGTCCGCTTCGTCAGGCATCTGCCGACCACCGTATCAGGAAAGATCACGCGGAAACGCCTGCTGGTCTCTTGA
- a CDS encoding MSMEG_0565 family glycosyltransferase: MSLSIGILTHSTNPRGGVVHGMALAEALCDAGHDATLIAPDVTGAGFFRTPRCATNCIPAVPETDLPTLVERRIGEIRDALRGQHFDVLHAQDPISANALAELVEEGRIPGFARTVHHLDHFTHPVLAARQERGIRAAAELFTVSTMWEDVLRNDHGREAPVVGNGVDPVRFSPVETAHDATLRARYHLPAGQRLILSVGGIERRKNTLQLLDAFLALRRERPDVHLVVAGGASLLDHSTYRTRFMARLRESGAADHVTITGPVADEDMPSFYRQADVLAYPSVTEGFGLCPLEALACGTPVIVPAITPFTEHFSATDALWCQPARPDTLFMALRDALRVESRDHFRASGPAAARRFDWSHVASRHLPAYRCLATRSRTDAIASGALSPCPK, translated from the coding sequence ATGAGTCTGTCCATTGGCATCCTGACCCATTCGACCAATCCGCGCGGTGGTGTGGTGCACGGCATGGCGCTGGCGGAAGCCCTGTGTGACGCGGGCCATGACGCAACGCTGATTGCGCCGGATGTAACCGGGGCCGGTTTCTTCCGCACGCCCCGCTGCGCCACAAACTGCATCCCGGCCGTGCCTGAGACCGACCTGCCAACGCTGGTGGAACGCCGCATTGGCGAGATCAGGGACGCCCTGCGTGGGCAGCATTTTGACGTGCTGCATGCGCAGGACCCGATCAGCGCCAATGCACTGGCCGAACTGGTGGAAGAGGGACGGATACCGGGCTTTGCCCGCACGGTCCACCATCTTGACCATTTCACGCACCCGGTCCTTGCCGCGCGGCAGGAACGGGGGATCAGGGCGGCGGCCGAACTGTTTACCGTCAGCACAATGTGGGAAGATGTCCTGCGCAACGACCATGGCCGCGAAGCCCCGGTCGTGGGCAACGGGGTTGATCCCGTGCGCTTTTCGCCCGTAGAAACCGCGCACGATGCCACGTTGCGGGCGCGGTATCATCTGCCTGCGGGCCAGCGCCTGATCCTGTCCGTGGGCGGGATCGAGCGGCGCAAGAACACGTTGCAACTGCTCGACGCATTTCTGGCCCTTCGCCGCGAGCGGCCTGATGTGCATCTGGTGGTAGCAGGCGGGGCCTCGCTGCTGGATCATTCCACCTACCGCACCCGGTTCATGGCGCGTCTGCGCGAAAGCGGTGCGGCCGATCATGTCACCATTACCGGGCCGGTTGCGGATGAGGACATGCCTTCATTCTACCGGCAGGCGGACGTGCTGGCCTATCCATCCGTAACCGAAGGGTTCGGGCTGTGCCCGCTGGAAGCCCTGGCCTGCGGCACGCCTGTTATTGTGCCGGCAATCACACCTTTCACGGAGCATTTTTCGGCAACGGATGCGCTGTGGTGCCAACCGGCGCGCCCCGACACCTTGTTCATGGCGTTGCGCGACGCCCTGCGCGTCGAAAGCCGTGACCATTTCCGGGCTAGCGGCCCCGCAGCGGCCCGCCGTTTCGACTGGAGCCACGTCGCCAGTCGGCACCTCCCCGCATATCGGTGTCTGGCAACGCGGTCGCGCACTGATGCCATTGCTTCAGGAGCTCTTTCACCATGCCCGAAATGA
- a CDS encoding MSMEG_0568 family radical SAM protein: protein MTIPTLGTLSGRKLVTDLQSFGLQIGEQTGGIARKGGAGPSDHKTITIAGQTVMVPVYTSGAQHSPFQASPPDQHGTSMLLRDGRAVGTIHFPAAPRFYGLSTTDGIPYWKIALLHGRDTLATTVHQTCIRYADRRTSCQFCAIGQSLEADRTIAYKTPAQLAEVAKAAVELDGVRDMVLTTGTPNVVDRGAAVLAESARAIKAAVDLPLQVQCEPPRDHGWFQRLREAGADSLGMHLEAATQVVREKIMPGKATVSVDRYMDAFASAVPIFGRGQVNTYILAGLGDSAEDILALAERLIALGVYPFVVPFVPISGTPLENHAPPSADFMKSVLAPLGRMLRDANMKSTDIRAGCGRCGACSSLSAYE, encoded by the coding sequence ATGACCATTCCGACGCTCGGTACACTTTCTGGTCGCAAGCTCGTTACCGATCTCCAGTCCTTTGGACTGCAGATCGGCGAGCAGACCGGCGGCATTGCCCGCAAGGGAGGCGCTGGTCCTTCGGATCACAAGACGATCACCATTGCGGGCCAGACCGTCATGGTTCCGGTCTATACGTCTGGCGCGCAGCATTCACCGTTTCAGGCCAGCCCGCCAGACCAGCACGGGACCAGCATGCTGCTACGCGATGGGCGGGCAGTAGGTACGATCCATTTCCCGGCTGCCCCGCGCTTTTACGGGCTGAGCACGACAGACGGTATTCCCTACTGGAAGATCGCGCTACTGCATGGCCGTGACACGCTGGCGACCACGGTGCACCAGACCTGCATCCGCTATGCCGACCGGCGCACATCCTGCCAGTTTTGCGCCATTGGCCAATCGCTGGAGGCGGACCGGACGATCGCTTACAAGACACCGGCGCAGCTTGCCGAAGTTGCCAAAGCTGCTGTGGAACTGGACGGCGTGCGCGACATGGTGCTGACGACCGGCACGCCCAATGTGGTTGATCGGGGTGCTGCCGTGCTGGCGGAGTCAGCGCGTGCCATCAAGGCGGCGGTGGATCTGCCGCTTCAGGTTCAGTGCGAGCCGCCACGTGATCACGGCTGGTTCCAGCGTTTGCGGGAAGCCGGAGCCGATAGTCTGGGTATGCATCTCGAAGCCGCTACGCAGGTAGTGCGTGAGAAGATCATGCCGGGCAAGGCCACGGTCAGCGTCGATCGCTATATGGACGCCTTTGCTTCCGCCGTACCGATCTTCGGGCGCGGGCAGGTTAATACCTACATTCTGGCAGGCCTTGGCGACAGCGCCGAAGATATTCTGGCTCTGGCTGAACGGCTGATCGCACTTGGGGTCTATCCCTTCGTGGTGCCGTTCGTACCCATTTCCGGCACACCGCTGGAAAATCACGCACCGCCTTCCGCCGACTTCATGAAGTCCGTACTCGCACCGCTTGGGCGGATGTTGCGGGATGCGAACATGAAATCCACCGACATCCGCGCCGGGTGTGGCCGGTGTGGCGCCTGTTCCTCCCTTTCGGCTTACGAATAA
- a CDS encoding sll0787 family AIR synthase-like protein has protein sequence MMAHELTTLLRTLRHGRALAGKQDIAETVAILGRDTSDGIRLGDDCAAIPDGDGYLLLASEGFQDSFVRSMPWFAGYCGVMVNISDIAAMGGRPVAVVDALWSDTSEAAASILTGLHEGARTYGVPVVGGHTNMRSTHNSLSVAILGRARHLLTSFDARPGEVLIAAIDLRGRWHDPHPFWDASSALCHTEGAARLRDDLDLLPGIAEDGLSRAAKDISMAGLLGTALMLAECSGIGMTITLDDIPRPDDAPMERWLSAFPSYGYLLTARPEDARAIIARFQARGITAAIIGQCDMTRRLDIIWDGEKETFWDLARTPLMGFVS, from the coding sequence ATGATGGCACACGAACTGACGACACTGCTGCGCACGCTTCGACACGGTCGGGCCCTTGCGGGCAAGCAGGATATTGCCGAAACCGTCGCAATTCTTGGTCGGGACACAAGCGATGGTATCCGCCTAGGAGATGACTGCGCCGCCATACCGGATGGCGATGGCTATCTCCTGCTGGCCAGCGAGGGGTTTCAGGACAGCTTTGTCCGCTCAATGCCGTGGTTTGCCGGGTATTGCGGCGTGATGGTCAATATCAGTGACATCGCGGCGATGGGCGGTCGCCCTGTAGCTGTAGTGGACGCGCTGTGGAGCGATACGTCCGAGGCGGCCGCGTCCATTCTGACTGGTCTGCATGAAGGTGCGCGCACCTATGGCGTGCCGGTTGTCGGCGGCCATACCAACATGCGCAGCACCCATAATTCGCTGTCAGTCGCGATCCTTGGCCGTGCCCGTCATCTGCTGACCAGTTTCGATGCCCGACCGGGCGAAGTCCTGATCGCCGCCATCGACCTGCGCGGCCGCTGGCACGACCCGCACCCGTTCTGGGATGCCAGTTCCGCACTGTGTCATACTGAGGGGGCGGCACGCCTTCGAGATGATCTCGATCTCTTGCCCGGCATTGCCGAGGACGGGTTGAGCCGCGCTGCCAAGGATATCAGCATGGCCGGACTGCTGGGCACCGCGCTCATGCTGGCCGAATGTTCGGGTATCGGCATGACCATCACGCTCGATGACATTCCACGTCCCGACGATGCACCAATGGAACGCTGGCTGTCCGCATTCCCCAGCTATGGCTATCTGCTGACAGCCCGGCCCGAGGATGCCCGGGCAATTATCGCACGTTTTCAGGCACGCGGGATCACTGCCGCCATCATCGGACAGTGCGATATGACACGACGCCTTGATATCATATGGGACGGGGAGAAAGAAACCTTCTGGGATCTCGCCCGGACGCCGCTCATGGGGTTTGTGTCATGA
- a CDS encoding MSMEG_0569 family flavin-dependent oxidoreductase gives MTQNEKSIPVIIVGGGQAGLSMSWYLCREKVEHIVFEAKTACHSWDDERWDNFCLVTPNWQCELPGHPYKGKDPHGFMVKQEIIDYVKGFVASFNPPLREHTAVTSITRHEGGGYRVVAGGETWHAKHVVIASGAYQDAVIPGYASAIDPAIHQVHSQDYRNAAQLPEGAVLVVGSGQSGAQIVEDLFLEKRKVHLCVGSAPRVSRFYRGRDVVDWLADMHFYDLTVDNHPLRDGARDKTNHYVTGRNGGHDLDLRLFAKEGVGLHGTLETIRDEIAHFAPDLAENLDDADKTNADIKKSIDAYIAREGISAPTEAPYVPVWEPDGSNAPLDLKAAGITSIVWCIGFRPNYRWIDVPVFNGANKPVWHRGVTDAPGFYFLGLPWLHTWGSGRFSGVSRDAAWLASQITGKDVPVA, from the coding sequence ATGACACAGAACGAGAAAAGCATCCCCGTTATCATCGTGGGCGGCGGACAGGCCGGGCTCTCCATGAGCTGGTATCTCTGCCGCGAGAAAGTGGAGCACATCGTCTTTGAGGCAAAGACGGCCTGCCATTCGTGGGACGATGAACGCTGGGACAATTTTTGCCTGGTCACACCCAACTGGCAGTGCGAACTTCCCGGTCATCCCTACAAGGGGAAAGACCCGCACGGCTTCATGGTGAAGCAGGAAATTATTGACTACGTGAAGGGCTTTGTCGCCTCCTTCAATCCGCCCCTGCGCGAGCACACAGCCGTTACCTCCATCACCCGCCATGAAGGTGGTGGCTATCGCGTGGTGGCAGGTGGTGAGACGTGGCACGCGAAGCATGTGGTCATCGCATCGGGCGCGTATCAGGATGCGGTGATCCCCGGTTACGCCAGCGCGATCGACCCTGCCATCCATCAGGTTCACTCGCAGGATTACCGCAACGCGGCCCAGCTGCCTGAAGGGGCTGTGCTGGTCGTGGGCAGCGGCCAGTCCGGCGCGCAGATTGTCGAGGACCTGTTCCTTGAAAAACGCAAGGTCCACCTTTGCGTCGGCTCCGCCCCGCGCGTCTCGCGCTTCTACCGTGGCCGCGACGTGGTGGACTGGCTTGCGGACATGCATTTCTATGATCTGACGGTGGATAATCACCCCCTGCGTGACGGCGCACGCGACAAGACCAATCATTACGTCACGGGCCGAAATGGAGGCCATGATCTTGATCTGCGGCTCTTTGCCAAGGAGGGCGTGGGCCTGCATGGCACGCTTGAGACCATTCGTGACGAAATCGCGCACTTCGCGCCGGATCTTGCGGAAAACCTTGATGATGCGGACAAGACCAATGCCGATATCAAGAAATCCATTGACGCCTACATTGCTCGTGAAGGGATTAGTGCTCCCACCGAAGCGCCCTATGTACCCGTCTGGGAGCCCGATGGTAGCAACGCGCCACTGGACCTGAAGGCCGCGGGCATCACCTCGATCGTCTGGTGCATTGGCTTCCGACCGAACTATCGCTGGATTGACGTGCCGGTCTTCAACGGGGCCAACAAGCCGGTCTGGCATCGCGGCGTGACCGACGCGCCGGGATTCTACTTCCTCGGCCTGCCGTGGCTGCACACATGGGGATCGGGACGGTTCTCCGGTGTCTCGCGTGATGCGGCGTGGCTGGCCAGCCAGATCACCGGCAAAGACGTGCCCGTAGCCTGA
- a CDS encoding MSMEG_0567/Sll0786 family nitrogen starvation N-acetyltransferase, which produces MTAILEGVDDRPFIPTEYVVRLARTPWERAGYHALRRDVFCTEQQVFADDDRDAIDAVAIPIIAACCMAGMPDRVVGAVRIHEAEPGVWRGSRLAVHEDHRKLGRIGAELIRMAVSTAHGLGATRFLAQVQEQNVLFFRRLYWKSLGAMTLHGLPHHDMQADLSRYPAHGQDQTWLLRPQPRNRQVA; this is translated from the coding sequence ATGACAGCGATCCTCGAAGGCGTGGACGACCGCCCGTTCATCCCGACCGAATATGTCGTGCGGCTGGCCCGCACGCCGTGGGAACGGGCTGGCTACCATGCGCTGCGCCGCGACGTGTTCTGCACCGAACAGCAGGTCTTTGCCGATGATGACCGGGACGCAATCGACGCGGTTGCCATTCCCATCATCGCGGCGTGCTGCATGGCGGGCATGCCGGACCGGGTGGTGGGCGCCGTGCGCATCCATGAAGCTGAGCCCGGCGTCTGGCGCGGCTCCCGTCTGGCCGTCCATGAAGACCATCGCAAACTGGGACGGATCGGCGCGGAACTCATCCGCATGGCGGTCAGCACGGCGCACGGGCTTGGGGCCACGCGGTTCCTGGCCCAGGTACAGGAACAGAACGTGCTGTTCTTCCGTCGCCTGTACTGGAAAAGCCTTGGAGCCATGACCCTGCATGGGCTGCCACATCACGACATGCAGGCCGACCTCTCACGCTATCCGGCGCATGGTCAGGATCAGACCTGGCTGCTGCGCCCGCAGCCCCGTAACCGGCAGGTGGCATGA
- a CDS encoding MSMEG_0572/Sll0783 family nitrogen starvation response protein, which produces MPKVEHAPYKDGDCFVNYENKVFEDIKAKPGEKALITFHTVANEGSVGFVNLLQATRLIRKGFETSVLLYGPGVTLGVQRGFPRLGDEAFPGHMNCNKQIAKILEEGGKVYACRFALQALYGYGEQNLIPGITPINPQDVLDIILLARRDNAFILNTWTL; this is translated from the coding sequence ATGCCGAAAGTCGAACACGCTCCGTACAAAGACGGCGACTGTTTCGTCAATTATGAAAACAAGGTCTTTGAGGACATCAAAGCCAAACCCGGCGAAAAAGCCCTCATAACCTTCCACACCGTCGCCAATGAAGGCTCGGTCGGGTTCGTAAACCTGCTGCAGGCCACCCGCCTGATCCGCAAGGGCTTCGAGACGTCGGTGCTGCTGTATGGGCCGGGCGTGACCCTTGGTGTGCAGCGCGGCTTTCCCCGTCTGGGCGACGAAGCCTTTCCGGGGCACATGAACTGCAACAAGCAGATCGCAAAAATCCTCGAAGAGGGCGGCAAAGTCTATGCCTGCCGCTTCGCGCTTCAGGCCCTCTATGGCTACGGCGAGCAGAACCTGATCCCCGGCATCACGCCCATCAATCCGCAGGACGTGCTCGACATCATCCTGCTGGCCCGTCGCGACAACGCCTTCATCCTCAATACCTGGACCCTCTAA